The following are from one region of the Blastocatellia bacterium genome:
- a CDS encoding ABC transporter ATP-binding protein: MAPPPSDIVIRTDELRKTYVMGAEEVHALRGATFEIDRGEYVAIMGPSGSGKSTLMNLIGCLDTPSSGQYWLNGKQVSEMDDDELAYIRNKEIGFVFQTFNLLPRATALHNVELPLIYNGTPRSQRIEMAKRALEKVDLANRMDHKPNELSGGQRQRVAVARALVNNPSIILADEPTGNLDSQTSQEIMGLFDHLNRQGNTIILVTHEHDIAEHAHRILHILDGRINKDERR; the protein is encoded by the coding sequence ATGGCTCCCCCGCCGTCGGATATCGTCATCCGTACGGACGAATTGCGGAAGACCTACGTGATGGGAGCTGAAGAAGTCCACGCCTTGCGCGGCGCGACCTTCGAGATCGACCGCGGCGAGTACGTGGCCATCATGGGGCCATCGGGATCGGGCAAGTCAACCTTGATGAACCTGATTGGCTGCCTCGACACGCCGAGTTCGGGGCAGTACTGGCTCAACGGCAAGCAGGTATCAGAGATGGACGACGACGAGCTGGCCTACATTCGCAATAAAGAGATCGGCTTCGTCTTTCAGACCTTCAACCTGTTGCCGCGCGCCACGGCGCTGCACAACGTCGAACTGCCGCTGATCTATAACGGCACGCCGCGCAGCCAGCGCATCGAGATGGCCAAGCGGGCGCTGGAAAAAGTTGACCTGGCCAATCGCATGGATCACAAGCCGAACGAGCTGTCGGGCGGTCAGCGCCAGCGCGTCGCCGTCGCCCGCGCCCTGGTCAATAACCCGTCGATCATTCTGGCCGACGAGCCGACCGGCAACCTCGATTCGCAGACCTCGCAGGAGATCATGGGGTTGTTCGATCACCTCAACCGCCAGGGCAACACCATCATCCTGGTGACGCACGAGCACGACATCGCCGAACACGCGCACCGCATCCTGCACATCCTCGACGGTCGCATCAATAAGGACGAGCGCCGCTGA
- a CDS encoding efflux RND transporter periplasmic adaptor subunit, translating to MALNRRKKTVIIVLVVVGLITIIALSRVFKKRDGEPVQVGKIERRTQLISKVTASGEIRPVHIYNLTAEVPGRVEAIYVTEGQTVKKGQPLVKVDPTQSSFAVTAGEASVRVTQSDVQNQQVALDQARNNVNQSKASLGAAEAELERLQADLRYAESEYKRNQELVEKGVINKSQFESVKSRYDQARASVNAQQARINQIKVQVKDSELAVNRAEAALNSSEQRVKQGQATLAQQADQLKKTTRFSPIDGVVSSLPVKVGEYALASFSTTPLLTVADMSQINTEIHVDETDIADVQLGQKVKVKVDALGEQEIDGEVIEKGASAITKSGQTIASNANSQEAKDFLVKIKLSPNEEVRNKLRPGMSATATITTAMVENVTTVPLQAIVPRELPKDKAAEPQAQPQPPADGPAKKKEVEGVFIYDNGKARFVEVTTGIKGDQEIELKTGPKEGERIIIGPYKTLRNLKDGDLVKEEAKPAGPETKS from the coding sequence ATGGCACTCAATCGTAGGAAAAAGACCGTCATCATTGTGCTGGTGGTCGTCGGACTCATTACCATCATTGCTTTATCGAGAGTCTTTAAGAAACGCGACGGCGAGCCGGTGCAGGTCGGCAAGATCGAGCGCCGCACGCAATTGATCTCGAAGGTCACGGCGTCGGGCGAGATTCGCCCGGTACATATTTACAACCTGACCGCAGAGGTGCCGGGCCGCGTCGAAGCCATCTACGTCACCGAGGGACAGACCGTCAAGAAGGGTCAGCCGCTCGTCAAAGTTGACCCGACGCAATCGAGCTTCGCGGTCACGGCGGGCGAAGCCAGCGTCCGCGTCACGCAGTCCGACGTGCAGAACCAGCAGGTCGCTCTCGACCAGGCGCGCAACAACGTCAACCAGTCGAAGGCCAGTCTCGGCGCTGCCGAGGCCGAGCTTGAACGCTTGCAAGCCGACCTCCGTTATGCCGAAAGCGAGTACAAGCGCAATCAAGAGTTGGTCGAGAAGGGCGTCATCAATAAGTCGCAATTCGAGTCGGTGAAATCGCGCTACGACCAGGCGCGCGCCTCGGTCAACGCGCAGCAGGCGCGCATCAACCAGATCAAGGTGCAGGTCAAAGACTCCGAGCTGGCGGTCAACCGCGCCGAGGCGGCTTTGAACTCCTCAGAGCAGCGCGTCAAGCAGGGGCAGGCGACACTGGCGCAGCAGGCCGATCAGTTGAAGAAGACGACGCGCTTTTCGCCGATTGACGGCGTCGTTTCGAGCCTGCCGGTCAAGGTCGGCGAATACGCCCTGGCGAGTTTTTCGACAACGCCGCTGCTGACGGTCGCCGATATGTCGCAGATCAACACCGAAATTCACGTTGACGAGACAGACATCGCCGACGTGCAGTTAGGGCAGAAGGTCAAGGTCAAGGTTGACGCGCTCGGCGAGCAGGAGATCGACGGCGAAGTCATCGAGAAAGGCGCTTCGGCCATCACCAAGTCGGGACAGACCATCGCCTCGAACGCCAACTCGCAAGAGGCGAAAGATTTCCTCGTCAAGATCAAGCTGAGCCCCAACGAAGAAGTTCGCAACAAGCTGCGTCCGGGCATGTCTGCAACCGCGACGATTACGACGGCGATGGTTGAAAACGTCACCACCGTGCCGCTGCAAGCCATCGTGCCGCGCGAGCTGCCGAAGGACAAAGCCGCCGAGCCGCAAGCGCAACCGCAGCCGCCCGCCGACGGGCCCGCAAAGAAGAAAGAGGTCGAGGGCGTCTTCATCTACGACAACGGCAAGGCGCGCTTTGTCGAAGTCACTACGGGGATCAAGGGCGATCAGGAGATCGAGCTGAAGACCGGCCCGAAGGAAGGCGAGCGGATCATCATCGGTCCCTACAAGACGCTACGCAACTTGAAGGACGGCGACCTGGTGAAGGAAGAAGCCAAGCCCGCCGGCCCCGAGACCAAGAGTTAG
- a CDS encoding Stp1/IreP family PP2C-type Ser/Thr phosphatase, whose product MTRNIENACSVCGATDNEPGAHFCQVCGAKLGSSLTAPIPPPAPAEPGKIIASRFKIQLLLWTAPTYNAYSATALDASGTNYTIVERRLTDDDALTGLSPVNAAAGSAAGRTSGSLEEAGAAFERFGLFKPFEHTVEGEAAYLVFEEIHGQAVAHIDQVDEKTARAIGVQLCTLAEQFHRNGWVFNGFEPYSVFIDQAMKVRLVGFERARQMLSAVADAPIYPSRGFTAPELFEDDAVYDVRSDVYAIGALLQFMLTGESLSGEEASCLYPVATVFPNFERLLTRALADQPQARFQSAAEFRTALNDLNLPVVLQSGHFTDVGLVRELNEDSILALNLTQYYESVQTQIGIYVVSDGMGGEAAGEVASRVSVRAVAEWMTDKLISASLRSTHEEKIAAPTQTGGLRLAIADGNEMATTEMLRQAVVHANREVLAYARANPDERGLGATLTVAMLVGEVLSIAHVGDSRCYLLNGEKFEQLTEDHSLVQRMVNTGNLTRSEARIHPYRNVIYRSIGADDQIEIDIIRRKLVSGDTLLLCSDGLNGMLGDDHIRDILMVNPDPYAAAKELVVAANAAGGEDNTSVIVVRLS is encoded by the coding sequence GTGACAAGAAATATAGAAAACGCCTGCTCGGTATGTGGGGCGACAGACAATGAGCCGGGGGCGCATTTTTGCCAGGTCTGTGGCGCGAAGCTCGGCTCATCTTTGACCGCGCCGATTCCGCCACCGGCACCCGCCGAACCGGGCAAAATCATCGCTTCGCGCTTTAAGATTCAATTGCTGCTGTGGACGGCGCCAACCTATAACGCCTATTCGGCGACGGCGCTGGACGCTTCCGGCACGAATTACACTATTGTCGAGCGCCGCCTGACCGATGACGACGCGCTGACCGGGCTGTCGCCTGTGAATGCCGCCGCCGGCAGCGCCGCGGGCCGCACCTCCGGCAGCCTCGAAGAGGCCGGCGCCGCCTTCGAGCGCTTCGGCCTGTTCAAGCCTTTCGAGCATACGGTCGAAGGCGAAGCCGCTTACCTGGTTTTCGAAGAGATTCACGGCCAGGCCGTCGCCCACATCGATCAAGTGGACGAGAAGACGGCGCGCGCTATCGGCGTCCAGCTCTGCACGCTGGCCGAGCAATTCCACCGCAATGGCTGGGTCTTCAACGGCTTCGAGCCGTACAGCGTCTTCATCGATCAAGCAATGAAGGTGCGGCTGGTCGGATTTGAGCGGGCGCGACAGATGCTGTCGGCAGTCGCCGACGCGCCGATCTATCCGAGCCGCGGCTTTACCGCGCCCGAACTGTTTGAAGATGATGCCGTCTACGACGTGCGTTCGGACGTTTACGCCATCGGGGCGCTGCTGCAATTCATGCTGACCGGCGAGAGCTTGAGCGGCGAAGAGGCCAGTTGCCTTTACCCTGTGGCGACGGTCTTCCCGAACTTTGAGCGGTTGTTGACGCGGGCGCTCGCGGATCAGCCGCAGGCGCGCTTTCAGAGCGCCGCAGAGTTCCGCACGGCGCTCAACGACCTGAACCTCCCGGTTGTGCTGCAATCCGGCCACTTCACGGATGTCGGGCTGGTGCGCGAGCTGAACGAAGACAGCATCCTGGCGCTCAACCTGACGCAGTATTACGAGTCTGTGCAGACGCAGATCGGCATCTATGTCGTCTCTGACGGCATGGGCGGCGAGGCGGCGGGCGAGGTCGCTTCGCGGGTTTCGGTGCGCGCCGTCGCCGAGTGGATGACCGACAAGCTGATCTCCGCGAGCTTGCGCTCGACCCACGAAGAGAAGATCGCCGCGCCGACGCAGACCGGCGGCCTGCGCCTGGCCATCGCCGACGGCAACGAGATGGCGACGACCGAAATGTTGCGGCAGGCGGTGGTCCATGCCAACCGCGAAGTCCTGGCCTACGCGCGCGCCAACCCCGACGAGCGCGGCCTGGGAGCCACCTTGACCGTCGCCATGCTGGTCGGCGAAGTCCTGAGCATCGCGCACGTCGGCGACAGCCGCTGTTACCTGCTCAACGGCGAAAAATTCGAGCAGCTCACCGAAGACCATTCGCTGGTCCAACGCATGGTCAATACCGGCAACCTGACGCGCAGCGAGGCGCGCATTCACCCCTACCGCAATGTCATTTACCGCTCGATAGGCGCCGACGATCAGATCGAAATTGATATCATCCGCCGCAAGCTGGTGAGCGGCGACACCCTGCTGCTGTGCAGCGATGGTCTGAACGGCATGCTGGGCGATGATCACATCCGCGACATCCTCATGGTCAACCCCGACCCGTACGCCGCCGCCAAAGAGCTGGTTGTCGCCGCCAACGCCGCCGGCGGCGAAGACAATACCTCGGTCATCGTCGTGCGCCTATCCTAA